In Methanoregula sp., a single genomic region encodes these proteins:
- a CDS encoding DNA polymerase ligase N-terminal domain-containing protein, with translation MSDHQQLRFVLHEHFASHHHFDFRLERDGVLKSWAVPKGLPEKPGERRLAIQVEDHPLDYVAFQGTIPEGQYGAGKVTIKDTGMYETLIWNNERIEVLLQGRIISGKYVLIRFKKAGDNQWLVLRAKDA, from the coding sequence ATGAGCGATCATCAACAGTTGCGTTTTGTCCTTCACGAGCATTTCGCGAGCCATCACCATTTCGATTTCCGGCTTGAGCGGGACGGGGTGCTGAAGAGCTGGGCTGTGCCCAAAGGGCTGCCGGAAAAACCCGGTGAACGACGACTGGCAATTCAGGTGGAAGATCATCCTCTGGATTACGTTGCTTTCCAGGGTACTATCCCGGAAGGGCAGTATGGTGCCGGCAAAGTAACAATAAAGGATACCGGGATGTATGAAACATTGATCTGGAACAATGAACGAATCGAAGTTCTCTTGCAGGGCAGGATCATTTCCGGCAAATATGTGCTGATCCGGTTCAAAAAAGCGGGTGACAATCAATGGCTGGTACTCAGGGCAAAAGACGCATAG